A single window of Carassius auratus strain Wakin chromosome 9, ASM336829v1, whole genome shotgun sequence DNA harbors:
- the LOC113109063 gene encoding immunoglobulin superfamily member 3-like, with translation MVDFWCQKWKLPLLLCLTGLLQWDLCSGQIQVQIQKGPLYRMKGYPISISCNVTGFTGPSKQDFEFILKKQNMELNMISTSDPNFAYGMFSDRIRKKEIYIERLSGSSVILWIKALQENDAGDLLCATLHTGGEYFGDYGAESKLNVIADTLEASYSASPSQSLSEGDPLQLECQVSSQTCQHSHLSVTWFLHGEDDENPRPIITLDKDLTVKPGAGFEDRYRAGLISMDKVEDTTYRLKMPQVQQSDQGKFFCKAIEWIQDPDRSWTQIAHKTTKACDVEIKRIESNLAVVMLMNDAVTEGDALHVSCSVSGFKGPLSVSWQHKKALRAFFSDVVSLTHEGVMKDVGARYQSRNVQTFHSPAGSFTLQLGVSSISDSGEYKCIVSEWTVQSNGEMKAITQSQQKAITVKSVESLMAVSLTSRTTIVPIDSPVQLLCRVRGPKVSLALRWMFQPHNSAAQINIVSISHTGEMEWRADQRNYQLNIQAQPGDTRFTLMVPRASKQQEGQYQCQVDAYQKDVQKAFKNSNLLAVIVNKPDSKMSLLSPTSRLETTVDTDAKLECSVMKTTTNTSRFTVTWMFGSQVLLTMDLDAVVKFGPAAGLEMDQRIRLEIRQKQNFQLTIQQVRTSDSGQYHCEVEEWLQDPLGDWYSLKKMSVSTELVVKEKASYFKMNKADTQLKVEEGKQVKLKCSVEGIGSDPTLRYSLTWMFNQYQSTTSALLTYSHDGLLKYKSFDSELVGRLHFSTPEVGVFNLTIHRSIQEDRGHYYCEVQQYQLDCKGQWSRKARDKSGFTNVTVQLIENKLQVNKEEKSLTITNLQAGFTIDCVIKSRSSDKSLFEVTWSRGLINERPVIIFNASRDGTLHSAIDDKELVFGRPSAMRYKLTVPNVNPTDTGLYHCQVVEWIQTAANKWRSIGQDMSGKISVHVDTEEQQKNFSFTMDKKDNNLDIKEGEQFDLECSLNIEKDDPTHHYSLRWVFNRPGSTSGIPLLSYSHDGRLQYHSGNQDRLRFSRPNSDTFHLAVLNSDKADSGSYQCRVEQYQHDCNGQWKPMARAQSGTTTVTVRSIERKLRVQKDNQMLNITNHQTSFTIDCVIDSQSSDTSVFEVTWFKVQEEGPLTMFSARHDGTLHSAIPDKNLLFGRPLATHYKLTVLQISPTDMGQYYCQVEEWLLTSNTWKKLASDKSGELSIYVHTEESKLHVQKNNRMINITNDQTSFTIDCVIDSQSSDASVFEVTWFKVQEDGPLTMFSARHDGTLHSAIPDKNLLFGRPLATHYKLTVLQISPTDIGQYYCQVEEWLLTANTWKKLASDKSGELSIYVHTEGDSEKQTDPLGTALGVTIPLICFLVLVIILLLIKDHKRNSELKKKKECLWAENNPLTPLPEGTCVAEDHS, from the exons ATCTGTGCAGTGGTCAGATTCAGGTCCAGATCCAGAAAGGTCCTCTGTATAGAATGAAAGGATACCCCATCTCCATATCCTGTAATGTTACAGGGTTTACAGGGCCATCTAAACAGGATTTTGAGTTCATTCTCAAGAAACAAAATATGGAGTTAAATATGATCAGTACCAGTGACCCAAACTTTGCCTACGGAATGTTCTCCGatagaataagaaaaaaagagatttatattGAAAGGCTGTCAGGATCTTCAGTTATCTTGTGGATCAAAGCTTTGCAGGAGAATGATGCAGGTGATCTGCTCTGTGCGACCCTACACACAGGTGGTGAATATTTCGGAGATTATGGTGCTGAGTCAAAGCTTAATG TGATAGCAGACACCCTGGAGGCATCGTACTCGGCCTCTCCCTCACAGAGCTTGTCTGAAGGGGATCCTCTTCAGCTTGAGTGCCAGGTCTCCAGCCAGACTTGTCAACACTCTCATCTGTCGGTCACCTGGTTTCTTCATGGTGAAGATGATGAAAACCCCCGGCCAATCATTACTCTGGACAAAGATCTGACTGTAAAGCCAGGAGCTGGATTTGAGGATCGCTATCGTGCTGGTCTTATCAGCATGGATAAGGTGGAGGACACAACCTACAGACTGAAGATGCCTCAAGTGCAGCAGTCCGACCAGGGGAAGTTCTTCTGCAAAGCCATTGAGTGGATCCAAGACCCAGACCGTTCCTGGACACAGATTGCCCACAAAACCACCAAAGCATGTGATGTAGAGATTAAACGAATCG AGAGTAATCTGGCGGTGGTCATGCTGATGAATGATGCGGTGACTGAGGGAGATGCACTACATGTCTCCTGCTCAGTGTCAGGATTCAAGGGTCCTTTATCAGTGTCATGGCAACACAAGAAAGCCCTGAGGGCTTTCTTCAGTGATGTCGTTAGTCTGACCCATGAGGGAGTGATGAAAGATGTTGGGGCAAGGTATCAGAGCAGAAACGTCCAGACATTTCATTCTCCAGCTGGAAGCTTTACTCTACAGCTTGGTGTTTCTTCTATATCTGACAGCGGAGAATATAAGTGCATTGTGTCTGAATGGACAGTACAGAGCAATGGAGAGATGAAAGCCATCACCCAATCTCAGCAAAAAGCCATTACAGTTAAATCTGTTG AATCTCTAATGGCGGTGAGCTTGACAAGTCGTACAACAATTGTACCTATAGATTCTCCAGTACAACTGCTATGTCGAGTCAGAGGGCCTAAAGTGTCTTTGGCTCTACGCTGGATGTTTCAGCCCCACAATTCAGCTgctcaaataaatattgtatccATAAGTCACACTGGAGAAATGGAATGGAGAGCAGATCAGAGAAACTATCAGCTGAACATTCAAGCACAGCCGGGAGACACTCGTTTCACTCTCATGGTGCCGAGAGCCAGCAAACAACAAGAAGGACAGTACCAGTGTCAAGTTGATGCCTATCAAAAGGATGTACAGAAAGCCTTTAAGAACTCCAACCTGTTAGCTGTGATTGTAAACAAACCTG ACAGCAAGATGAGCCTGCTCTCACCCACTTCTCGTCTGGAAACCACTGTCGACACTGATGCTAAGCTTGAATGCTCAGTCATGAAGACAACCACAAATACGTCTCGTTTCACAGTAACATGGATGTTTGGGTCCCAGGTGCTCTTAACTATGGACTTAGATGCTGTTGTCAAGTTTGGCCCTGCAGCCGGCCTAGAGATGGACCAGAGGATCCGTTTggaaataagacagaaacagaacttcCAGCTGACTATCCAGCAGGTCAGAACATCTGACAGTGGACAATATCACTGTGAGGTGGAAGAGTGGCTCCAGGATCCTCTTGGTGACTGGTATTCCCTCAAGAAAATGTCTGTTTCCACAGAGCTGGTTGTCAAAGAGAAag ccagttatttcaaaatgaataaagcTGATACTCAGTTGAAGGTTGAAGAGGGAAAGCAGGTAAAGTTGAAATGCTCAGTGGAGGGCATTGGGTCTGATCCCACTCTTCGTTACTCCCTTACCTGGATGTTTAACCAATACCAGTCCACCACTTCTGCACTTCTGACATATAGCCATGATGGCCTTCTGAAGTACAAAAGCTTTGACTCAGAGCTTGTGGGGCGACTTCACTTCTCCACCCCAGAAGTGGGTGTCTTTAACTTGACTATCCATAGATCCATCCAGGAAGACAGGGGGCATTACTACTGTGAAGTTCAACAGTACCAGCTGGACTGTAAAGGTCAATGGTCACGCAAGGCAAGGGACAAGTCAGGTTTTACCAATGTTACTGTTCAGCTTATAG agAACAAACTGCAGGTTAACAAGGAGGAAAAAAGCCTGACCATTACCAATCTACAAGCAGGGTTCACCATTGACTGTGTCATTAAGTCACGGTCCAGTGATAAATCTTTGTTTGAGGTGACTTGGTCCAGGGGCCTGATAAATGAACGACCTGTCATCATCTTCAATGCCAGCCGTGATGGTACCTTACACAGTGCAATCGATGATAAAGAGCTGGTGTTTGGACGCCCAAGTGCCATGCGATATAAGCTGACAGTGCCAAACGTCAACCCCACTGATACTGGCCTTTACCACTGTCAGGTTGTTGAATGGATTCAGACTGCTGCAAATAAGTGGAGAAGTATAGGTCAAGACATGTCTGGGAAGATATCTGTCCATGTTGACACTGaggaacaacaaaaaaatttCAGCTTTACCATGGACAAGAAAGACAATAATCTTGACATCAAAGAAGGAGAGCAGTTTGATCTTGAATGCTCCCTGAATATAGAAAAAGATGACCCTACTCATCACTACAGTCTCAGATGGGTGTTTAATAGACCAGGGTCAACTAGTGGGATACCTTTACTGTCCTACTCTCATGATGGTCGTCTACAGTACCATTCAGGGAATCAGGACAGGTTACGCTTCTCCAGACCTAATTCTGATACTTTCCATCTGGCAGTATTAAACTCTGATAAAGCTGATAGTGGAAGCTACCAGTGCAGAGTTGAGCAGTACCAGCATGATTGTAATGGCCAGTGGAAACCAATGGCACGTGCCCAGTCAGGCACTACTACAGTCACAGTTCGCAGTATCG aaagaaaactGCGTGTTCAGAAGGACAATCAAATGCTCAACATTACAAATCATCAGACTTCATTCACCATTGACTGTGTCATTGACTCACAATCCAGTGATACATCTGTCTTTGAGGTCACCTGGTTCAAGGTTCAGGAAGAAGGACCACTCACCATGTTCTCTGCCAGGCATGATGGGACCTTACACAGTGCAATTCCTGATAAAAACCTTTTGTTTGGACGACCACTTGCCACACACTATAAACTGACTGTGCTACAGATCAGCCCCACTGATATGGGGCAATACTACTGTCAGGTTGAGGAGTGGCTTCTAACTTCTAACACCTGGAAGAAATTGGCTTCAGATAAATCTGGAGAGCTCTCCATCTACGTTCACACTGAAG aaagtaaaCTGCATGTTCAGAAGAACAATCGGATGATCAACATTACGAACGATCAGACTTCTTTCACCATTGACTGTGTCATTGACTCACAATCCAGTGATGCGTCTGTCTTTGAGGTCACCTGGTTCAAGGTTCAGGAAGATGGACCACTCACCATGTTCTCTGCCAGGCATGACGGTACCTTACACAGTGCAATTCCTGATAAAAATCTTCTGTTTGGACGACCACTTGCCACACACTATAAACTGACTGTGCTACAGATCAGCCCCACTGATATTGGGCAGTACTACTGTCAGGTTGAGGAGTGGCTTCTAACTGCTAACACCTGGAAGAAATTGGCTTCAGATAAATCTGGAGAGCTCTCCATCTATGTTCACACTGAAG